The proteins below come from a single Fodinicurvata sp. EGI_FJ10296 genomic window:
- a CDS encoding potassium/proton antiporter: protein MLDPYSITILAAAGLTILSVLTSLISFRVGTPLLLIFLLIGLAAGEDGIGGIDFHNPSAAYFIGNVALAVILFDSGFGTRLTTLRLAAGPAVVLATVGVLLTAALVALPAHFLLGFDVMEALLLGAIISSTDAAAVFFLLRIGGIQIRERVRATLEVESGSNDPMAIFLTIALVEAITAGHTNLAALSGDLITAFVMQMGLGALAGLAGGFLISSTLNALRLEAGLTPIIVHAASLAVFAVTALSGGSGFLAVYVAGLVVGNRRTIGMLSLRRFQDGLTWLAQITMFLMLGLLATPSEFPTIMLPAVVIAVFLTLFARPAVVALCLAPFGYSIREIGFIAWVGLRGAVSILLAILPVLGGLEMGQDLFNMAFLMVLTSLLIQGWTIGPMARRLRLTVPPRIGPVDKVELELPGSANHELVVYRLAPNCPVARGQRLPRWARPSLIVRDGRSMRLHDAGRVRAGDFVYIFAVPRMIPLLDRLFATPAALDDDDLEFFGQFSLDPKRPLGDIARIYDLNVSDDVGALSLRDYLRRKLGAVPTRGDRLTLGAVDLIVQETGEDGDIEKVGLALVPDRPEPVSPLKRVRRWIRRQIAAPAARKADR from the coding sequence GTGCTCGACCCGTATTCCATCACCATACTGGCCGCGGCGGGACTTACCATCCTTTCGGTGCTGACGAGCCTGATCTCGTTCCGGGTCGGAACGCCGCTGCTGCTGATTTTTCTGCTAATCGGACTGGCCGCCGGCGAAGACGGTATTGGCGGCATCGACTTTCACAACCCGAGCGCCGCCTATTTCATCGGCAATGTCGCGCTGGCCGTCATCCTGTTCGACAGCGGCTTCGGGACCCGATTGACCACGTTGCGGCTGGCGGCAGGTCCGGCGGTGGTCCTTGCGACCGTCGGCGTTCTGCTGACGGCGGCGCTTGTGGCACTTCCGGCCCATTTCCTGCTCGGCTTCGACGTCATGGAAGCGCTGCTGCTGGGCGCGATCATTTCATCGACCGACGCCGCGGCGGTCTTCTTTCTGTTGCGGATCGGCGGCATCCAGATCCGCGAACGCGTCCGCGCAACGCTGGAAGTCGAATCCGGCTCCAACGATCCCATGGCGATCTTCCTGACCATCGCCCTGGTCGAGGCGATCACGGCCGGACACACCAACCTGGCCGCCTTGTCGGGCGACCTGATCACTGCCTTCGTGATGCAAATGGGCCTGGGCGCGCTGGCGGGTCTTGCCGGCGGGTTTCTGATCTCGTCAACGCTGAACGCCTTGCGGCTGGAGGCCGGGCTGACGCCGATCATCGTGCACGCGGCATCGCTGGCGGTGTTCGCGGTGACGGCCCTGTCCGGCGGCAGCGGGTTTCTGGCGGTGTATGTGGCCGGGCTGGTCGTTGGCAACAGACGCACCATCGGGATGCTGTCGCTGCGCCGGTTTCAGGACGGGCTGACCTGGCTTGCCCAGATCACCATGTTCCTGATGCTGGGACTGCTGGCAACGCCGTCGGAATTTCCGACCATCATGCTACCCGCCGTCGTCATCGCCGTGTTCCTGACATTGTTCGCCCGACCGGCGGTCGTGGCCCTCTGTCTGGCGCCGTTCGGCTATTCCATCCGCGAAATCGGCTTCATTGCGTGGGTCGGCCTGCGCGGTGCGGTGTCGATCCTGCTGGCCATCCTGCCCGTCCTCGGCGGTCTGGAAATGGGCCAGGATCTGTTCAACATGGCCTTTCTGATGGTCCTGACGTCGTTGCTGATCCAGGGCTGGACCATCGGCCCCATGGCCCGGCGCCTGCGGCTGACGGTACCGCCGCGCATCGGCCCGGTCGACAAGGTGGAGCTGGAACTGCCGGGGTCGGCCAATCACGAACTGGTGGTCTATCGGCTGGCGCCGAACTGTCCGGTGGCACGCGGGCAACGGCTGCCTCGCTGGGCGCGGCCGTCACTGATCGTCAGGGATGGCCGCTCGATGCGCCTGCATGACGCCGGGCGGGTTCGGGCCGGTGACTTCGTCTATATCTTCGCCGTGCCCCGTATGATCCCGCTGCTCGACCGGCTGTTCGCAACACCCGCGGCCCTGGATGATGACGATCTCGAATTCTTCGGCCAGTTCAGTCTGGATCCGAAACGGCCGCTGGGCGATATCGCCCGGATCTATGACCTGAACGTCAGCGACGACGTCGGGGCGCTGTCGCTGCGCGACTATCTCCGCCGAAAACTCGGTGCCGTTCCGACACGCGGCGACCGGCTGACGCTTGGCGCCGTCGACCTGATCGTCCAGGAAACCGGTGAGGATGGCGACATCGAGAAAGTCGGCCTGGCACTGGTGCCCGACCGGCCGGAACCGGTCTCGCCGCTCAAGCGGGTTCGTCGCTGGATCCGACGGCAAATCGCCGCTCCAGCCGCTCGAAAAGCTGATCGGTGA
- a CDS encoding Ig-like domain-containing protein, with amino-acid sequence MRTGVLEQGDRRPWRATRSRTATATLVTVPVVLVALLSPTSRQAHAESPEIGDIMRMFGAMGQMEPELLHVWRGTLIGNEASGHAVFVDPRSMMSTMAEAFGTAIEEGGEIESAPRSLLMAEPMGWDNPFGSVMSGLLGSNLRQAPSVFSLAQTGVEISFDVPGALTPQAVPLIDADGPAPGTGTLGFLTPLGDDNYAGHATGGTLFIDNVEGGIRGRFQANVLYGLHDTNDRDQFGTVEGEFCEVSRDALGPVVENGGDVTWGAVPCRYQIPFDVADHRPVDQQQNVDPGLPRPALSPSIAMLAATTADAAGAQIPAPIDVSFTVPVDLAEVDDHFRIFTMSSAGNELEVDGTLQRTTDRRFRFRPDTGALETGVVYEARIAGGSNGIVSRAGTTMADDRWWHFSTMVDPDEIDPVLFQTARNADLLVGKPTLTRVYVEWEEHPHIDPGWQVETFEALLRARDQDSRRLYPHEADTEFEIRRPDINTDDDRRNAHNTANLFNWLPDDTHASVDLTVEVEPIGQYPDANPPVMFEGERTIDIWTGTPRTLNFDYYPLRLGVWADGIPAEDLGRVHATVRSSEIFSTQNFPVLSTQGRYRSHIQPRFSGSGNPSRILKSLMQSLHDYTIRAGADSDILVGIYPYPFETFGQSLGDIDFHIDAVVDTSPYTHPTVFMPALYNGDIDGTGLVHEFGHALGLHHMPTSASAEQRNQVAATWSTPGSRFPGIEGFRIAPGGESGSNKSHEEGNQEGANNNLLPMMFPVGLAQQDSFILNNYYDLLLDIFENHLQLTEAPTDPAPAETRPYTRLASLSPVLPGNEPGLLVSGRIFSGDGRAEIDGVHRIDRVRAADDGPLTAELIGPAGTVLAAASFAAPGRTSAETLAGGNAGEEVPDFFSLTLPHDPDAVRLVIRDGEQVLADRRRPATPPKLQLSLAANDEDGIDLTWESAGAAPLTHTVFYSPDGSAPWTLLAVDIAETNLTVPPNRVVPGPQPLIRVTANDGFQEVSVDRPIIVEQPPRPLVTLPSGDDAGLRPVIEATFPVAMDADSLPGRFLLEDASGDAVPAGVRYDAGAKRAFLMPAAALDPASAYRAVLRPGVTDAFGNSLSTEVDWTFETGRPDQPSPVRGAFDGVGESRPADPDLAPIVSALPDAANAPGPVSGSNPPGARLTLDGIVYAFAVDRCVLDADQSGVTAIHGTGTDPDSGDEIVTTMRRVRLGEDLMETVVLTTPQGTSLARHTRYAGRWIDRDGRDTGPLVSGNGPWRAEGVMRGAAARPFSFAATCP; translated from the coding sequence GTGCGGACAGGTGTGCTTGAGCAGGGAGACCGGCGGCCATGGCGCGCCACCCGGTCGCGAACTGCCACCGCCACTCTGGTGACCGTGCCCGTTGTCCTGGTGGCGCTGCTGTCGCCCACCAGCCGGCAGGCCCACGCGGAGTCGCCGGAAATCGGCGACATCATGCGCATGTTCGGCGCCATGGGTCAGATGGAGCCCGAATTGCTTCATGTCTGGCGCGGCACTCTGATCGGGAACGAAGCGTCGGGACATGCGGTATTCGTCGACCCCCGGTCCATGATGTCCACAATGGCCGAAGCCTTTGGCACCGCAATCGAAGAGGGCGGGGAAATCGAATCCGCGCCGCGGTCGCTGCTGATGGCAGAGCCGATGGGCTGGGATAACCCCTTCGGCAGCGTCATGAGCGGTCTTCTCGGCAGCAATCTGCGCCAGGCGCCGTCTGTATTTTCACTGGCACAGACCGGCGTCGAGATCAGTTTCGACGTGCCCGGCGCGCTGACGCCGCAGGCCGTGCCGCTGATCGATGCCGACGGGCCGGCGCCGGGCACCGGCACGCTCGGCTTCCTGACCCCGCTGGGCGACGACAACTATGCCGGTCACGCGACCGGCGGCACCCTTTTTATCGACAATGTCGAAGGCGGCATTCGGGGCCGGTTTCAGGCCAATGTCCTCTATGGCCTGCACGACACCAACGACCGCGACCAGTTCGGCACGGTCGAGGGCGAATTCTGCGAAGTCAGCCGCGACGCCCTGGGGCCGGTGGTGGAAAACGGCGGCGACGTCACCTGGGGCGCCGTGCCATGCCGCTATCAGATCCCGTTCGATGTGGCCGATCATCGGCCGGTCGATCAGCAGCAGAATGTCGACCCGGGACTACCCCGCCCCGCACTTTCTCCGTCGATCGCGATGCTGGCGGCAACGACCGCTGACGCAGCCGGTGCCCAGATCCCGGCGCCGATCGACGTGAGCTTCACCGTTCCGGTCGATCTGGCCGAGGTCGACGACCATTTCCGCATATTCACCATGTCCAGCGCCGGCAACGAACTGGAGGTCGACGGCACGCTGCAAAGGACGACCGACCGGCGGTTCCGGTTCCGGCCCGATACCGGCGCGCTGGAAACCGGTGTTGTCTATGAAGCGCGCATCGCGGGCGGTAGCAACGGTATCGTCAGCCGCGCAGGCACCACCATGGCCGACGACAGATGGTGGCATTTTTCCACCATGGTCGACCCGGACGAGATCGACCCGGTGCTGTTTCAGACCGCGCGGAACGCCGATCTGCTGGTCGGAAAACCGACGCTGACGCGGGTTTATGTCGAATGGGAAGAGCACCCCCATATCGACCCCGGCTGGCAGGTGGAGACGTTCGAGGCGCTCCTGCGCGCCCGCGATCAGGACAGCCGCCGGCTCTACCCGCACGAGGCAGACACCGAATTCGAAATCCGCCGTCCGGACATCAATACGGACGACGATCGCCGCAATGCCCATAACACGGCCAATCTGTTCAACTGGCTTCCAGATGACACGCATGCGTCGGTCGACCTGACGGTCGAAGTCGAACCCATCGGCCAGTACCCGGATGCAAACCCGCCGGTGATGTTCGAGGGAGAGCGCACAATCGATATCTGGACGGGGACCCCGCGCACGCTGAACTTCGACTATTATCCGTTGCGGCTCGGCGTCTGGGCCGACGGCATTCCGGCGGAAGATCTGGGCCGGGTCCACGCCACCGTCCGATCGTCGGAGATCTTTTCGACGCAGAACTTTCCCGTTCTTTCGACACAGGGCCGTTATCGCTCCCACATTCAGCCCAGGTTCAGCGGCAGCGGAAACCCTTCGCGGATCCTGAAATCCCTGATGCAGTCGCTGCACGATTACACCATCCGGGCCGGAGCCGACTCCGACATCCTCGTCGGCATCTATCCCTATCCCTTCGAGACGTTCGGACAGTCGCTCGGCGACATTGATTTCCACATCGACGCCGTCGTGGATACATCGCCCTATACCCATCCCACCGTCTTCATGCCGGCCCTCTATAACGGCGATATCGACGGCACCGGACTGGTCCACGAATTCGGTCACGCGCTGGGCCTTCACCACATGCCGACATCGGCCAGCGCCGAGCAGCGCAACCAGGTTGCTGCCACCTGGAGCACACCGGGATCCCGCTTTCCCGGCATCGAGGGCTTTCGGATCGCGCCGGGCGGCGAAAGCGGATCGAACAAATCCCATGAAGAGGGCAATCAGGAGGGCGCCAACAACAATCTGCTGCCAATGATGTTTCCGGTCGGTCTGGCACAGCAGGATTCGTTCATACTCAACAACTATTACGATCTGCTGCTCGACATATTCGAGAACCATCTTCAACTGACCGAGGCGCCAACTGATCCGGCGCCCGCAGAGACGCGGCCCTATACGCGCCTTGCATCGCTATCGCCTGTACTTCCAGGGAACGAACCGGGGTTGCTGGTCTCGGGGCGCATATTCTCAGGTGACGGGCGGGCCGAGATCGACGGCGTCCATCGGATCGACCGCGTGCGCGCCGCCGATGACGGCCCATTGACGGCCGAACTGATCGGGCCCGCAGGCACAGTGCTGGCCGCCGCTTCCTTCGCGGCCCCGGGGCGGACAAGCGCGGAGACCCTGGCCGGGGGCAATGCCGGGGAAGAAGTGCCGGATTTCTTCAGCCTGACCTTGCCCCATGACCCCGACGCCGTGCGCCTCGTCATCCGCGACGGCGAGCAGGTGCTGGCCGACCGCCGCCGTCCCGCCACGCCGCCGAAACTGCAGCTTTCGCTCGCCGCGAACGACGAAGACGGCATCGACCTGACATGGGAAAGCGCCGGTGCCGCGCCGCTGACTCATACGGTTTTTTACAGTCCCGACGGATCGGCGCCGTGGACATTGCTGGCCGTCGATATCGCGGAAACCAATTTGACCGTACCGCCCAACCGGGTCGTGCCGGGGCCGCAGCCGCTGATCCGCGTCACCGCCAATGACGGTTTTCAGGAAGTATCCGTTGACCGCCCGATCATCGTGGAGCAACCGCCCCGCCCGCTGGTGACCCTGCCGTCGGGCGACGACGCTGGTTTACGGCCGGTGATCGAAGCCACCTTTCCGGTTGCCATGGATGCCGACAGCCTGCCGGGCCGGTTCTTACTGGAGGACGCATCGGGCGATGCCGTCCCCGCCGGTGTCCGATACGACGCCGGTGCAAAGCGTGCGTTTCTGATGCCGGCCGCGGCGCTCGACCCGGCGTCCGCGTATCGCGCGGTGCTGCGCCCCGGCGTCACCGACGCCTTCGGCAACAGCCTGAGCACCGAGGTCGACTGGACCTTCGAAACAGGACGCCCCGATCAGCCGTCGCCGGTCCGTGGCGCTTTTGACGGCGTCGGAGAAAGCCGCCCGGCTGATCCCGATTTGGCGCCCATCGTGTCCGCGCTCCCCGATGCCGCCAACGCACCGGGCCCCGTTTCGGGGAGCAATCCGCCGGGCGCGCGGCTGACGCTGGACGGTATCGTCTACGCCTTTGCCGTTGACCGATGTGTGCTCGACGCCGACCAGTCGGGGGTGACGGCGATCCACGGCACCGGAACGGACCCCGATAGCGGAGACGAAATCGTCACCACGATGCGGCGGGTACGGCTGGGCGAGGACCTGATGGAGACCGTCGTTCTGACCACGCCGCAGGGCACGTCCCTTGCCCGGCACACCCGATACGCCGGTCGCTGGATCGACCGGGACGGCCGCGACACCGGCCCGCTGGTCAGCGGGAACGGACCCTGGCGAGCCGAAGGCGTAATGCGCGGGGCAGCGGCGCGGCCCTTCAGCTTTGCCGCCACCTGTCCATAG
- a CDS encoding ion channel: protein MTDKPIRDERQGKDQGAAEPAEQSGLGRFGRLRVRLRHLYHGTTPDAVRFQIATLTLDLIVIGFFILTPVLRGEAHYLWIDYSIAALIALDIVARTLASWNVRRRFLKITVWVDILILVTLLFPYALGNFGFLRILRLWSLSRSGVLWRPLERRGYHEWRDATHATVNLLTFLFVVSGFVYTNFAYRGYGIDGYVDALYFTVATVTTTGYGDITLPGPAGKLTAIAAMIIGISLFFRLAQSVFRPSKVTFPCPRCALQRHDPDAVHCKACGHQLRIPDYDD from the coding sequence GTGACCGACAAGCCGATCAGAGATGAACGCCAGGGCAAGGATCAAGGCGCGGCGGAACCCGCCGAACAGTCGGGCCTCGGTCGGTTCGGCCGCCTGCGGGTCCGCCTGCGGCATCTCTATCACGGCACGACGCCGGACGCCGTGCGCTTCCAGATTGCCACCCTGACGCTCGATCTGATCGTGATCGGGTTCTTCATCCTGACCCCGGTCCTACGGGGCGAGGCGCATTATCTGTGGATCGACTATTCGATCGCCGCCCTGATCGCGCTGGATATCGTGGCCCGCACGCTGGCGTCGTGGAACGTTCGCCGGCGGTTCCTGAAGATCACCGTCTGGGTCGATATTCTGATTCTGGTCACGCTGCTTTTCCCGTATGCGCTGGGCAATTTCGGTTTTCTGCGCATTCTCAGACTCTGGTCGCTGTCGCGCAGCGGCGTGTTGTGGCGGCCGTTGGAGCGGCGCGGCTATCATGAATGGCGCGACGCCACGCATGCGACGGTCAATCTGCTGACCTTCCTGTTCGTTGTCTCGGGCTTCGTCTATACGAATTTTGCCTATCGCGGCTACGGCATCGACGGCTATGTCGATGCGCTCTATTTCACCGTGGCCACGGTCACGACGACCGGATACGGCGACATCACGTTGCCCGGACCCGCGGGAAAGCTGACGGCGATTGCTGCCATGATCATCGGCATCTCGCTTTTCTTCCGTCTGGCCCAGTCGGTGTTCCGGCCGAGCAAGGTCACCTTCCCGTGCCCGCGATGCGCGCTCCAGCGCCACGACCCCGACGCCGTTCACTGCAAGGCCTGCGGTCATCAGCTGCGTATCCCCGATTACGACGACTGA
- a CDS encoding sodium:calcium antiporter, with product MPEISALPLSVIIIVFFAAAAVIAVAGTRLAGVADELADRTGLGEAMVGAVLLGASTSLPGIITSVITAGQGHVSLATGNAFGGIAAQTAFLCIADLAYRKVNLEHAAASVGNMVQAALLIVLLTLALIPATLPPVSFYGISPATPVLVLAYLFGLRLLRLTGTHPMWQPRRTSETQREEADDSTMSAVSTGALWFRFVVLAAILAVAGYAVSQTGVAIAGRTGFSQSAVGALFTAVVTSLPELVIAVAAVRRGALNLAVGNIIGGNCFDVLFLAGADLAYREGSLYAEFSAEDQFLASATILMAAILLLGLLRRERQGFAGIGFESTAIAIVYLGVVLVMVL from the coding sequence TTGCCGGAAATCTCAGCCCTACCGCTTTCTGTCATCATTATTGTCTTTTTCGCAGCAGCAGCCGTCATCGCTGTTGCCGGTACGCGACTAGCCGGCGTCGCCGACGAACTCGCGGACCGTACCGGCCTGGGCGAGGCAATGGTCGGCGCTGTCCTGCTCGGCGCCAGCACCTCCCTTCCCGGCATTATCACATCCGTCATCACCGCAGGGCAGGGGCATGTGAGCCTCGCGACCGGCAATGCGTTCGGCGGGATCGCCGCGCAAACCGCCTTTCTGTGTATTGCCGATCTGGCCTATCGCAAGGTCAACCTCGAACACGCGGCCGCTTCAGTCGGCAATATGGTGCAGGCGGCTTTGCTGATCGTGCTGCTCACGCTGGCGCTGATACCCGCCACTCTGCCGCCGGTATCGTTTTATGGCATCAGTCCTGCCACCCCGGTTCTCGTTCTGGCCTACCTTTTCGGCCTGCGCCTTTTGCGGCTGACCGGCACGCACCCCATGTGGCAACCGCGTCGGACGAGCGAGACCCAGCGTGAGGAGGCGGATGACAGCACCATGAGCGCGGTCAGCACAGGGGCGCTCTGGTTCAGGTTCGTCGTCCTCGCTGCGATCCTGGCCGTGGCGGGATATGCGGTATCCCAGACCGGCGTGGCGATCGCCGGGCGTACCGGGTTCTCCCAAAGTGCCGTCGGCGCCTTGTTCACCGCGGTGGTCACATCTCTGCCGGAACTCGTCATTGCCGTTGCCGCCGTGCGGCGGGGTGCGCTCAATCTTGCTGTGGGCAACATCATCGGAGGAAACTGCTTCGATGTGCTGTTCCTGGCGGGCGCAGACCTGGCCTACCGCGAGGGATCGCTGTACGCCGAGTTTTCGGCCGAGGACCAGTTTCTGGCCAGCGCTACCATTCTGATGGCCGCCATCCTGCTGCTTGGGCTGCTCAGGCGGGAACGCCAGGGATTCGCCGGAATCGGGTTCGAGAGCACGGCGATCGCGATCGTCTATCTGGGCGTTGTGCTGGTCATGGTTCTATGA
- a CDS encoding ABC transporter permease, translated as MTAAEVRRSGREMGGLLRGQGVLPWLIVVFVLLVFFMPALEPIFRMLMPDLENTMFTRQTFVQLTRDHLVLVGVSSLISVAVGVSAGIFATRATGEEFKPMISAIAAIGQTFPPPAVLAVMVPIAGFGFVPALVALALYGLLPVVQNTIAGMQSVSPAALEAARGMGMSRSRILFRVELPLAMRVIIAGVRVSVIVNIGTATIASTVGANSLGTPIISGLVVQNMAYITQGAVLVGLMAIITDQLFERLERRFAVGSSDEPA; from the coding sequence ATGACGGCAGCCGAAGTACGCCGGTCCGGTAGGGAAATGGGCGGGCTGCTGCGCGGCCAGGGCGTGCTGCCCTGGCTGATCGTGGTGTTCGTGCTGCTGGTTTTTTTCATGCCGGCGCTGGAGCCGATATTCCGGATGCTGATGCCGGACCTGGAAAACACCATGTTCACGCGTCAGACATTCGTTCAACTGACCCGCGATCATCTGGTTTTGGTCGGCGTGTCCAGCCTGATCTCGGTCGCGGTTGGCGTATCGGCGGGAATTTTCGCGACCCGGGCGACCGGGGAAGAGTTCAAGCCGATGATCTCGGCGATCGCTGCCATCGGCCAGACCTTTCCGCCGCCGGCAGTGCTGGCGGTAATGGTGCCGATCGCCGGTTTCGGCTTCGTCCCCGCCCTGGTCGCGCTGGCGCTCTATGGCCTGTTGCCGGTGGTGCAGAACACCATCGCGGGCATGCAATCGGTATCGCCGGCGGCGCTGGAAGCGGCCCGCGGCATGGGCATGTCACGCAGCCGAATCCTGTTCCGGGTTGAACTGCCGCTGGCCATGCGGGTGATCATCGCCGGCGTCAGGGTGTCGGTCATCGTGAATATCGGTACCGCGACCATCGCGTCGACCGTCGGCGCGAACAGCCTGGGGACACCGATCATTTCCGGCCTTGTCGTTCAGAACATGGCCTATATCACGCAAGGGGCCGTGCTGGTCGGCCTGATGGCGATCATCACCGATCAGCTTTTCGAGCGGCTGGAGCGGCGATTTGCCGTCGGATCCAGCGACGAACCCGCTTGA
- a CDS encoding DUF2254 domain-containing protein, which translates to MRLQSSLGLVPALMSLVAVGLAWVLLYSGLFDVNQGDVWWLYSGDPETARNLLSAIMSGMITMTSLVVSITMVVLSLAAGQLGPRLIANFLSDRQIQAVLGLFMATILYTLFVLRSLSDDADSASVPHLAVSLASLLAMICLFALLFYVQKIARSIIADTVVTHVANDLEQVIASAKTDDTPTDADDDAREMARYDRREWVALGQAGHVQVIDHDRLVALAAREDMLLRLNFRAGKFLLCGGHHVEMFSHAVPSLGFTDEIKRAVVIGAERTATQDLEYSVRQLVEIAVRALSTGINDPFTALLVVDRLGASLESVSQRPPPPERYRDGDGRVRLLARPPEFAGLLDASFNQIRQAAAGNAAVLIEMSRIISHLAIVVDVPERRAALLAHQQKLDRSAHRTLADPADLADFMDTAATAHKRLSDADDDKQAPAG; encoded by the coding sequence GTGAGGCTCCAGTCCAGCCTGGGTCTGGTTCCGGCGCTCATGAGTCTGGTGGCCGTCGGTCTCGCCTGGGTCCTGCTGTATTCCGGCTTGTTCGACGTCAATCAGGGCGATGTCTGGTGGCTCTATAGCGGCGATCCGGAAACCGCCAGAAACCTGCTGTCCGCAATCATGTCGGGCATGATCACCATGACGTCGCTGGTCGTCTCGATCACCATGGTGGTCCTGTCGCTGGCTGCGGGGCAACTGGGGCCGCGGCTGATCGCGAACTTCCTCAGCGATCGCCAGATCCAGGCCGTGCTCGGACTGTTCATGGCCACGATTCTTTATACGCTGTTCGTCCTGCGCAGCCTCAGCGACGACGCCGACAGCGCCAGCGTGCCGCATCTGGCCGTTTCTCTGGCCAGCCTGCTGGCGATGATCTGCCTGTTCGCTCTGCTGTTCTATGTCCAGAAGATCGCCCGTTCGATCATTGCCGATACCGTTGTCACGCATGTGGCCAACGATCTGGAGCAGGTAATCGCCAGTGCCAAGACTGACGACACCCCGACCGACGCTGACGATGATGCCCGGGAGATGGCCCGCTACGATCGCCGCGAGTGGGTGGCACTGGGGCAGGCGGGCCATGTGCAGGTTATCGACCATGACCGGCTGGTGGCGCTGGCGGCGCGCGAGGATATGCTGCTGCGGCTGAACTTTCGTGCCGGAAAGTTTCTGCTGTGCGGTGGCCATCATGTGGAGATGTTCTCGCACGCGGTACCGAGCCTGGGGTTCACTGACGAAATCAAGCGGGCCGTCGTCATCGGTGCCGAGCGGACGGCGACCCAGGACCTGGAATACTCCGTCCGTCAGTTGGTCGAGATTGCCGTGAGAGCACTGTCCACGGGTATCAATGACCCCTTTACTGCCTTGCTGGTGGTCGACCGGCTTGGCGCGTCGCTGGAAAGCGTCAGCCAGCGGCCGCCCCCGCCCGAGCGCTATCGCGACGGCGACGGGCGGGTGCGCCTGCTGGCCCGGCCGCCCGAATTTGCCGGGCTTCTGGACGCTTCCTTCAACCAGATCCGTCAGGCCGCCGCCGGGAACGCCGCCGTGCTGATCGAGATGAGCCGGATCATCAGCCATCTTGCCATCGTGGTCGATGTGCCGGAACGCCGGGCGGCGCTTCTGGCCCACCAGCAAAAGCTCGATCGGTCGGCCCACCGCACCCTCGCTGACCCGGCCGATCTGGCCGATTTCATGGACACGGCGGCCACGGCCCATAAGCGGCTTTCCGATGCCGACGATGACAAACAGGCCCCGGCAGGTTAG
- a CDS encoding ABC transporter ATP-binding protein: MIELDGVYKTYGDTDVVSDFSLTIDSGSFCVLIGSSGSGKSTTLKMINRLIPHSRGRIAIDGRDVTSIKAETLRQRIGYAIQTIGLFPHWTVAGNIGVVPRMLGWSAQRVESRIDELLGLFKMDPAEFRAKYPHQLSGGQAQRVGVARALAADPDLLLMDEPFGALDPITRDALQEELARVHRATGKTIVFVTHDIDEAMRLGDQVALMDEGRLVQVGTPVEILTRPRNAFVRDFVGKSDLGLKLLSCEAVADRRCDAPSAAPDIGDDDRGRRLESAGHLWLLSEDGRPVRLLSRDGASTAVPEDWLTTSGMSAREALSRMVWNGVDRLPVVDEAGRLTGEVGLDALVSHAGPPAQPAAQPRRVAPA, translated from the coding sequence ATGATCGAACTGGATGGCGTCTACAAGACTTATGGCGACACCGACGTGGTGTCGGATTTTTCGCTGACCATCGACAGCGGGTCGTTCTGCGTCCTGATCGGATCGTCGGGCAGCGGCAAGTCGACGACGTTGAAGATGATCAACCGGCTGATCCCGCACAGCCGGGGCCGCATCGCCATCGACGGCCGCGACGTGACATCGATCAAGGCCGAAACGCTTCGCCAGAGGATCGGCTATGCGATTCAGACCATCGGCCTGTTCCCGCATTGGACGGTGGCCGGGAATATCGGCGTGGTACCGCGAATGCTTGGCTGGTCGGCGCAGCGGGTGGAATCGCGGATCGACGAACTGCTGGGGCTGTTCAAGATGGACCCGGCGGAGTTCCGGGCCAAGTATCCGCACCAGCTTTCCGGCGGTCAGGCCCAGCGGGTGGGTGTTGCGCGGGCGCTGGCAGCCGATCCCGATCTGCTGCTGATGGACGAGCCGTTCGGCGCGCTCGACCCGATCACGCGCGACGCCCTGCAAGAGGAGCTGGCCCGCGTTCATCGGGCGACCGGCAAGACGATCGTGTTTGTCACCCACGATATCGACGAAGCCATGCGCCTTGGCGACCAGGTTGCCCTGATGGACGAGGGGCGGCTGGTGCAGGTCGGCACGCCGGTGGAAATCCTGACCCGGCCCCGGAACGCCTTTGTCCGCGACTTCGTCGGCAAATCCGATCTGGGCCTCAAGCTGTTGTCGTGCGAAGCCGTTGCCGACCGACGCTGCGATGCGCCGTCGGCCGCGCCGGATATCGGCGATGACGATCGGGGCCGGCGGCTTGAATCGGCGGGGCATCTCTGGCTTCTGTCCGAAGACGGCAGGCCAGTGCGGCTGTTGTCGCGCGACGGCGCCAGCACGGCGGTGCCCGAGGACTGGCTGACCACGTCGGGCATGTCGGCGCGCGAGGCGCTGTCGCGGATGGTGTGGAACGGTGTCGACCGGCTGCCGGTCGTGGACGAGGCAGGTCGACTCACCGGTGAAGTCGGGCTCGACGCGCTGGTGTCGCATGCGGGTCCCCCGGCTCAACCCGCTGCCCAGCCCCGCCGGGTGGCGCCGGCATGA